The Acidobacteriota bacterium DNA window GCCATGGTGGCCGGAGTCACGTAATTCAGTCTCTGGAAAACCCGGTACGGTTCAGCTGGCGGCGCTCGGACATCCAGGAGAGTGGTCGGGTGACAGCAAGAAGAGGGTTTACCGAGCTGACAGCGGAGCGGTGTTGAACTGGTGGCCATCTACCGGCACCTTACTGTGCCAGGGTCCGCGACAGTCGTGTGCGACGCTGGAGGCGATGGTGTCGGAGGCACTGTCGGCGGGTGGAATGGTGAAAGTACCGGACGGCGGACAGCCCGAGGCTCCGACGGTTGGCGATGTCGGAGCGAGCCCAGCGGGCACCAGTAATGCCAAGAAGGTGTTTGTCGTGCACGGTCATGACGAGCGCGCGCGTGAGCAGCTCGAGCTGGTCCTACATAAACTGGATTTGGAACCGTTTGTCCTCGCGAATACTAGTGGCGGCGGCCTAACGATTGTCGAAGCGCTGGAGAAGGAAATACATGTTCCTGCGACTGCCGATCGTTTTGGCATTGTGTTGCTTACGCCAGACGACATGGGGTACAAGGCAGGCGAGAACGCGAGCGAGGCGGAGCCTCGTGCTAGGCAGAATGTAGTTATGGAAATGGGAATGTTGATCGCTGCTTTTGGGAGGCCACGCGTTGCGATATTAAAGAAGGGACATTTGGAGGTGCCGTCGGATGCAAGCGGAATCATATATATCTCGTTCAATGATCATGTGAAGGAAACGGTGCCGAAGCTCTGCGAGCGCCTCAGAGAAGCAGGGTTTGAGATTAGTCCAACCGCGCTTACGAAGGCATTTGCATAATGGCACCGAAGAAGGAAGTAACGATTCATACGGATGGGGCCTGTACAGGGAACCCCGGTCCTGGCGGGTACGCTGCAATACTCGCGCACGGCGCGCACAGAAAGGAGCTGTCAGGAGGTTTTCGGCGAACGACGAATAATCGGATGGAATTGGTGGCGGCCATCGTTGGACTAAGGGCGTTGAAGCAGGAATGCCGGGTCGTGCTCTATAGTGATTCGGAATATCTCGTAAAGGCTATGACAAAGGGGTGGGCAGAGCGATGGAAGAGCAAGGGGTGGAGACGGAATAGGAGTGCGAAAGCCTTGAATGCCGATCTGTGGGCGCAACTTCTGGAGTTGTGCCAAGACCACAGGGTACAGTTTCGATGGGTAAGGGGGCACTCGGGCAATCTGGAAAACGAGCGGTGTGACAAGTTGGCTGTTGAGGCCGCTGCGGGAGCCGACCTACCGGTCGACGAAGGTTTCGAGCGATCGGAGAAATAGGGAACGTGGGTGTGGTGTCTACGGACGGGGATTGGGAGATTCGTGGTGTGGCGGGAAGGCTCGCCGCCGGGACCAAAGCAGTCGGGCACTTCGGGATTTGATTTCATGTGCGTGCCCCGGCTCCTGGCGGAGCACACGCCCGAAACGCTCCGCCACGTCTCCGGACGGACGGAGGCACCGGGGTGTGCGGCCGCGCCGCAGCCGATGTCCCGTAGCGGTGCCTGGCACGGGACAGCGTCGGCCGTCCGACAACAACGCTCTCAGCCAGTGCGAGCAGCGACTCACCGAAGGGCGAAGCGCAAGCGAAGGAGGCACGATGCGGCTCGACTCGCCGGGAGCAGAGGCTACCTCTCCGCCTTACGTACCCACACGAAGTTCGCGATGACCCACAACCCGTATGGGGTGTGGCGGACGGTCTCAGGAAGCGGCGGAATATAGGCGCTGGATGGCAGCGCGTTGCTTGGCGAGCGTCGGGGCGGCGTAGATGCGCGTGGTGGCGACGTTGGTGTGTCCATAGAGGTCCTGAATGTCGGCGAGATCAGCGCCGGCGTGCCGGAGGCAAGTGGCGAAGGAGTGACGGATCTGATACACGGTGAAGGGCTGCCGGTGAGCTTTCCGCGCGGCTGCCTGAATCGCTTTGTTCGCGCTCTGCGTCGACCAGGGACCGAAAGCGTCTGCGGCGATGAAGTCGTGGACGGCACGGAGGGCGTCCTCGACCAATGGGATGGCGGCGAGTCGACCACCCTTGCCGCGGGGGACGTTTACGTACGGCACGGGATCGGCGAGCCGAAAGTCAAGAGGCGTGAGCCGGCCCATCTGGGAAGGCCGCATACCGGTCCAGTGCATGAGACGCAGCCGGGCGGAGGTCTTCGTTCCGCTCGACAGGTGCAAGAGGACGGATTCGATGTGCTGGCGGTCGACCCAGCGAGGGCGCGGGAGAGGCAGCGGAAACCGTACGAGATCTTCGAAGTCGATGGCCGCGCGGCGACCGTACAGGGTGCGGACCAAGTGCATGAGGGCATGTCGGCGGTGGTTGCAGGTCGNNNNNNNNNNTTATTCTCTGTGTTGGGCCGGGGGGCGCGGGTATTGGGTGCGTACAATTTGCTGTGGGGTTTGGGGGGGGTGTGTGCTGGTCGCCGCGGGGCGGGCGCGGCGCCAGTCGTGGAGCTGGGCGTTGAGCGCCGCGAGGTGCTCCACGAGCATGAGCGTGGGCAGGTGACCGAACTTGGGCAGCCACACCTCGACGTCGCGACGCCGCTCGGCGCTACCGATCAGGTTGCCGGTCACTTGGTCGAGATAGCGCTTGGCATCGGCAGCGAGGGTGTCGCGCGCGGCGCGAGGCAATGTTCGCAGGCTCGCCCGCAGTTCGTCGCGCCGGGCTCGGATGGTCTTGAGTGGAGTTCCGGGCGCGAAGCGGAGCTCGCGTTGGACACCATTAACCTTAACGGTTGCGGCCAAGCCCCAGCGATCCTTGTAGATCCCGGGGGCGACGCGGTTACGGCTACGCGACTGCGAGGAGTGGCCATCGGCCCTAGGCGATCGTCGTCGCCCCTCCGCATCGCGCCTTGTAGCACGTTGACTCGTGCTGGGCATCTCCTGTGCGGCGGTGGTGTTGCTGGTAGTCAAACCCATCCAATCACTCCTCACACGAAAGTTCGCGCGGCCCACTTGACCTCGCCGATCACCGGCGCGTCGTCGGGCCACGGCACCGTCGGCCAGGTCTTCTTGTTCGGGTTGTCGCTGACGAGCTGCCAAGCGCCGGCCCGATCCTTGCCGGCGCGCTTGACGACGAGCCCGTCGTCGGTCCGCACGACGAAGATGCGGCCCACCCTCCGGCGCTGACCCACCTGATGCACCAGGATGGAGCAACCATCGACGAGAGTTGGCTCCATCGACTCGCCGAGGATCTGGATGACGCGGCACTCACTAGCGGCGAGACCGTGGCGGGCGAGCCACTCCCGCCGGAACTTGATACGGCCTGTGATTCGCTCGTGGTCGACGACGGCGCCTCCGCCCGCGGCCCCGGCCAGCTCCGAGACGCCCACGTAGTCGCCGTCGTCTTCCGACGCGACGTACGCCTGCTGCTCCTCGAGGTCGCGGACCCGCGTCGTGGAGTCTGCCAGCTCCTTCGCGAGCTGACGGGCCGGGGTCGGATCGGTTGTCAATCCGCAGAGGAAGTCCACCGAGACGCCGAGGGCCTTAGCTGCG harbors:
- a CDS encoding LexA family transcriptional regulator — encoded protein: MTTVGKRLLKARKLRGFSQLQLAAGTSNTRPLISMVEHGRANLSVANLTSAAKALGVSVDFLCGLTTDPTPARQLAKELADSTTRVRDLEEQQAYVASEDDGDYVGVSELAGAAGGGAVVDHERITGRIKFRREWLARHGLAASECRVIQILGESMEPTLVDGCSILVHQVGQRRRVGRIFVVRTDDGLVVKRAGKDRAGAWQLVSDNPNKKTWPTVPWPDDAPVIGEVKWAARTFV
- the rnhA gene encoding ribonuclease HI, with the protein product MAPKKEVTIHTDGACTGNPGPGGYAAILAHGAHRKELSGGFRRTTNNRMELVAAIVGLRALKQECRVVLYSDSEYLVKAMTKGWAERWKSKGWRRNRSAKALNADLWAQLLELCQDHRVQFRWVRGHSGNLENERCDKLAVEAAAGADLPVDEGFERSEK
- a CDS encoding phage integrase family protein gives rise to the protein MHLVRTLYGRRAAIDFEDLVRFPLPLPRPRWVDRQHIESVLLHLSSGTKTSARLRLMHWTGMRPSQMGRLTPLDFRLADPVPYVNVPRGKGGRLAAIPLVEDALRAVHDFIAADAFGPWSTQSANKAIQAAARKAHRQPFTVYQIRHSFATCLRHAGADLADIQDLYGHTNVATTRIYAAPTLAKQRAAIQRLYSAAS